A genomic stretch from Erigeron canadensis isolate Cc75 chromosome 9, C_canadensis_v1, whole genome shotgun sequence includes:
- the LOC122583828 gene encoding metacaspase-4-like — translation MGKKAVLIGCSYTGTKAELKGCTNDVKRMHRCLIDRYGFAEGDIKVLIDMDDSFTQPTGRNIRNALSDLVGSAESGDFLFVHYSGHGTRLPAETGEDDDTGYDECIVPCDMNLITDDDFRELVDKVPHGCRITIVSDSCHSGGLIDDAKEQIGESCKDDSNEKGEDSSNLGFVGNIIQKTGDAIHSAFHRDNAGDELVEGSTIKNRALPLETVLDILKQKTGNENINVGNVRPTLFDLFGEDSTPKVKKFMKVLMDSFQGSGANNESGGEGSGGLLGKIGDLAQQFLKEKLENNADYGKPAMETQVSGKQDAYAGSKKKKLPENGILISGCQTDQTSADATPSAGKAESYGALSHAIQTIVEESDAKLTNRELVMKARDLMKKQGFKQRPGLYCEDKHADASFIC, via the exons atggGGAAAAAGGCGGTATTGATAGGATGTAGCTACACGGGGACGAAAGCAGAGCTCAAAGGATGCACAAATGATGTCAAAAGAATGCATCGTTGTTTGATTGATCGTTATGGCTTTGCGGAAGGTGACATTAAGGTCCTCATTGATATGGACGATTCATTTACTCAGCCCACAGGTCGTAACATTCGCAATGCTTTATCTGATCTCGTTGGATCAGCTGAATCCGGGGACTTTCTCTTTGTTCATTATAGTGGCCATGGAACTCGACTCCCTGCTGAGACCGGTGAAGATGATGATACCGGTTATGATGAGTGCATTGTTCCATGTGACATGAACCTTATAACCG ATGATGACTTCAGGGAGCTTGTGGATAAAGTACCTCATGGTTGCAGGATAACTATTGTATCAGATTCATGCCATAGTGGTGGACTCATTGATGATGCTAAAGAACAGATTGGTGAGAGCTGCAAAGATGACTCAAACGAAAAGGGAGAGGATAGTTCGAATTTAGGATTTGTTGGGAATATAATACAAAAGACTGGAGATGCAATTCATTCTGCATTTCACCGTGACAATGCTGGTGACGAGTTGGTGGAAGGTTCAACCATCAAAAATCGAGCACTGCCTCTTGAGACTGTCTTGGatatactaaaacaaaaaaCCGGGAATGAGAATATAAATGTTGGTAATGTGAGACCAACTTTATTTGATTTGTTTGGAGAAGATTCGACTCCAAAGGTGAAGAAGTTCATGAAGGTGCTCATGGACAGCTTCCAAGGAAGTGGTGCTAATAACGAATCTGGTGGTGAAGGCAGTGGTGGTCTTTTGGGCAAGATTGGAGACCTGGCTCAGCAATTCCTAAAGGAAAAGCTTGAGAACAATGCAGATTATGGGAAACCCGCGATGGAAACACAAGTTTCTGGCAAGCAAGATGCATATGCAGgatcaaagaaaaagaagttacCTGAAAATGGGATTTTGATTAGTGGTTGCCAAACTGATCAAACATCTGCAGATGCCACCCCATCTGCTGGTAAGGCTGAATCTTATGGTGCTCTTAGCCATGCAATTCAGACCATCGTTGAGGAATCGGATGCTAAGTTAACTAATCGCGAGCTAGTGATGAAAGCTAGGGACTTGATGAAGAAACAAGGGTTCAAGCAAAGACCAGGCCTTTATTGTGAGGATAAACATGCTGATGCTTCTTTCATTTGTTGA